Below is a genomic region from Thermochromatium tepidum ATCC 43061.
GGTAGAACAGATGCCGGGTGACCTCGTCGTCGAAGCGCAGGCTGTTGTAACCGACGCCACAGGTCCCGGGCCGGCTCAGCTCGGCATGGATGGCGCGCGCGAACTCGGCCTCGATCAGACCCGCGCGCGCGACGCGCTGAGGTGTGAGACCCGTGGCCAGACAGGCCTCCGGATGGGGAAGGACATCCTCGCTCGGACGACAGAAAAGGATGAGCGGGTCACCGATCTCGTTGAGATCGGCATCGGTGCGGATCCCAGCGAATTGACAGGGCCGATCGCGGCGCGGATCGGCGCCCCAGGTCTCGTAATCGTGCCAGTAGAAGGTCTCGGGCATGGGCCGGACCCCCAGGTCTGGAGGTCGGGCTTACACCTTCTCGCGGATACGCGCGGCCTTGCCGGTGAGATCGCGCAGATAGTAGAGCTTGGCGCGGCGCACGTCGCCCTTGCGCTTGACCTCGATCGCGGCGATCGCTGGGCTATAGGTCTGGAACACCCGCTCCACGCCCTCGCCGTGTGAGATCTTGCGCACGGTGAAGGATGAATTCAGACCGCGGTTACGCATCGCGATGACGACACCCTCGAACGCCTGCAGGCGCTCGCGGTTGCCTTCCTTGACCCGGACCTGGACGACGACGGTGTCGCCTGGGGCGAAATCCGGGATTTCGCGGGTCATCTGCTCTCGTTCGAGCTGCTGAATGATGTTGCTCATGGTTTTCTTGGCTCCTGTTCTCAGCCGGCGCCACCCTCGCGATGGGCCAGTATGAATTCATCGAGTAATACGCGCTCGGTCTCACTGAGACCGCGGCGCTTAAGTAGATCCGGGCGGCGCCGCCAGGTCCGTCCCAGCGCCTGCCGCAGCCGCCAACGCTCGATGGCGGCATGGTCGCCGCCGAGCAGCACGGAGGGAACCGAGCCTTCCTCGATCCGCTCCGGGCGGGTGTAATGTGGGCAATCCAAGAGCCCATCCATGTGAGAATCCTGCCGCGCCGAGTCGGCATGACCGAGCGCACCCGGCAACAGACGGATGACCGCGTCCATGACCACCATCGCCGGCAGCTCACCACCGCTCAGGACATAGTCGCCGATCGACCATTCCTCATCGACATGGGCCTCGATCAGGCGCTCATCGACCCCCTCATAGCGCCCGGCAAGCAGGATCCAGCCCGGATATGCCGCGATCTCGCGTATCGCGGCCTGGTCCAGCACCCGACCCTGAGGAGACAGATAGGCCACGCGGCTCTGAGGTGCCGCTGCCCGCGCGGCCCGGATCGCTGCGCGCAGTGGCTCGACCTTCATCACCATCCCCGGACCACCACCGTAGGGACGGTCGTCGACGGTGCGATGGACATCGTGCGTGAAGTCGCGCGGGTTCCACAGATACAGCTCGGCCAGACCGCGCGCCAGCGCCCGTCCGGTCACACCCTGATCCGAGAGGATGCGAAACAGATCCGGAAAGAGCGTAATGACGTCGAAGCGCATGAACACAGACTCAGAACGCGGGATCCCAGTCAACCCGGATCAGACCGCGGTCGAAATCTACGTCCAGGATCACGTCGCCCCAGAAAAAGGGGATCAGACGTTCGCGCTTACCCTGGACGACCAGCACGTCGTTGGCACCGGTCGAAAACAGATGCGAGACCCGTCCAAGCTCGACATCGGTCTGGGTGACGACGGTCAGACCCTCGAGATCGATCCAGTAAAACTCATCCGGGCGCGGCGGCGGAAGCTGATCGCGTCGGATCGCGATCTCCTGCCCGATCAGTGCGGCGGCCTGGTCGCGGTCATCACAGCCCTCTAGTCTGGCGATGAGCCCCTTGCCGTGCACCCGCCCCTCGATGAGGCGCCGTGAGACAGCCTCCGGCCCCAGCAGCCAGGGCGAGTAACTCAGGATGCCCTCGCGTGGATCGGTCTCGGAATAGACCCTGACCCATCCCTTGACGCCATAGAGCCCCGAAACGCGCCCGAGCACGACCCGAACGGATGACGACGCCCCAGACACACCGACTGACCTAAAATCAAACAGCCGCCGCCGCGCGCTTTGCCTGCTTGATCAGCTGCTTGGCACGATCGGTCGGCTGCGCCCCCTGACGGATCCAGTGCTGGGCGCGCTCGGTATCGAGCCGCAGCGGGACCTCGCCGCCGCGCGCGTTCGGGTTGAAGAACCCAAGACGCTCGATGTAACGACCATCACGCTTGGAGCGGATATCGGCGACGACGATGTGGTAGAAGGGGTTCTTTTTGGAACCACAACGTGACAAACGAATCTTAACCATGTGCTGTCCTGGCTCAAGAGCTCAATGGAAGGCCCGAAGAAGACCTTCGGGTAAACGCGCAAATATACAGAATTGCGCGCAAAATGGAAGTCCGGAGTTGACTCAGCGACCTGGGATGACGCAAAACACGCATTGCCCGGAAGGACGCCGGCCCGTATCCTCCCCCATCGACTCCCCATTGATTGTGTGGGAGCGGCTTGAGCCGCGATTCGGGGAGACGCGATTGATTCAGTGTCCCTTAGGGAACTTAAGCGTACATGTCAGTCAACGCCTGGCTCAAAGCACAACGACCGCTGGCGGACAGGTCGCTCGTGTCGGCGATCTGGCTCAACACCGCCAATGGCCTTCTGGCCATCAATCAGGCCTGGGCGTTGGCCGTGATCCTGGATGCCGTGATCTTCAAGGACGCCGATCTCACCGAGGTCCGTTCCTGGCTCTGGGGTCTGCTTGCGCTCTTCGCCACGCGGGCACTCATCGTCTGGCACGCCGAGCGCGCGGCCTTCCAGGCCGCGGCCTCGGTGCGGGTCAAGCTGCGCGATCAGGTCTATCGCCATCTGCAACGGCTCGGCCCGGCCTATCTCTCTGGACAGCAGAGCGGCGCCCTGATCGAGACCCTGACCAAGGGCATCGATGACCTCGAAGGCTATTATGCCCGTTTCGTCCCGGCCATGGCCCTGGTGATGATCCTGCCCCCCGCCATCCTCGTGGCCGTGATGCCGATGGATTGGCTTTCGGGCCTGATCATGCTGATCACAGCCCCCCTGATCCCGCTGTTCATGATCCTGATCGGTTCGGGGGCTGAGGCGCGCAATCGGCAGCAATGGCAACGGCTCGCGCGCCTGGGCGCGCACTTTCTCGACGTCATCCAGGGTCTGACCACGCTCAAACTCTTTGGCGCCAGCCGACGCGAGATCGAGATCCTTGCCCGCATCTCGGATGAATACCGCCACAGCACCATGCAGGTGTTGCGCATCGCCTTTCTTTCCTCAGCGGTGTTAGAGTTCTTCGCCAGCGTCGGGATCGCCCTGGTGGCCGTCCTCATCGGCTTTCGGCTCTATGACCTGGCGTTGCCGGTGCCAGACTGGATCCCAATCCCGAACCTGACCTATCTGCAAGGGTTGTTCGTGTTGATGCTCGCACCCGAGTTCTATGCCCACTTGCGCCATCTCGGCACCCAATACCATGCGCGCCTGGGCGCGGTGGCGGCGGCCGAACAGCTGGTCCAGATACTGGACACCCAACCGAGTCAAATCAATCCGGGTAAGGAGCCATTGGCAGCGACCCCTCCGTTCGGGGTGCGGTTCGATGAGGTGTCTTTTAGCTATGAGCCGGGGCGCGAGGTGCTTAAGGGTCTCAGCCTCGAGATCCCGCCGGGGCAGTGCATCGCCCTGATCGGCCCCAGCGGGGCGGGCAAGACGACCGTCATCAACCTGTTGCTCGGCTTCCTGGTCCCGACCCGCGGGCGCATCCTGATCGGCTGGCAGTCGCTCGCCGAGCTCGACCTGGACGACTGGCGCCGTCATCTGGCCTGGGTCCCGCAGCAACCGCGGCTGTTCCAGGGGACCATCGCCGACAACATCCGGCTCGGGCGACCCGAGGCGGATCTGGCGACAGTGCGCGCGGCGGCGCGGCGGGCCCGGGCGGACGCCTTCATCGAGACCCTGCCGCTCGGGTATGACAGCCCGGTCGGCGAGCGTGGTACAGGGCTGTCGGGCGGGCAGATCCAACGCATCGCCCTGGCGCGCGCCTTCGTGCGCGACGCGCCTCTGGTGATCCTCGATGAGCCCACCGCCAACCTCGACCCCGAGAGCGAGCGTCTGGTCCAGGAGGGCATCGCAGAATTGGCCCGTGACCGCACCCTGCTGGTGATTGCCCATCGGCTCTCGACGGTGCGCCGCGCCGATCGCATCCTGGTCCTCGATCAGGGGCGGCTCATCGAGCAAGGGACACACGACGAACTGATCGCTGCCGGTGGGTTTTATGCGCGGATGCTCGCTGCCCAGGGTCCGCTTCAGCAGGGGGGATGCGGTGGATGAACGAACTACGTCCTCTCTGGCGACTCTTTCGCCCCTATCGCGGCTGGATGCTGTTCGGGACCCTGGTCGCGCTCCTCACCCTGCTGGCCAATGTCGCCCTCATGGCCGCCGCCGGTTGGTTCTTGACTGCCATGGCCACCGCTGGTGCCGCGGGCGTGACCATCAATTATTTCACCCCGGCGGCCTTGATCCGCGGCAGCGCCATACTCCGAACCGTTGGACGCTATGGTGAACGGCTCATCAACCATGAGGCGACCTTCCGGCTGATCGCCGGCCTGCGCGTCTGGTTCTACCGACACCTCGAACCCCTGGCCCCGGCACGGCTTCAGCAGTATCACAGCGGCGATCTCTTGAGCCGCATCCGCGCCGATATCGATGCGCTCGATACCCTCTATGTGCGGGTGTTGATCCCGCTGGCGGTGGCCGGTCTGAGCCTCCTGCTGTTCACCGGCTTTCTGCTCTTTCACCATCCAGTCCTTGCGCTCACCGGTCTGGGCTTCTGGCTGCTCGCTGGGGTTGGGCTCCCGCTCTGGTCGCAGGTGCGGGGTCGGGAGCCCGGACGCCGGATCGCCGCAGACGAGGCGGCCTTGCGGGCAGCGGTGATCGATGGCGTCCAGGGTCTGGCCGAACTCGGGGTCTATGGCGCCGCCGAGCATCAGGCCCAGCGGATCGCGACACTCAGCCGGGACCTGATCGCCGAGCAGGGGCGCTTGAGCAGCGACCAGGGGCTGACCCAGGCCGGCGTCGGGCTGTGCGCCAACCTCAGCCTGTGGCTGCTGCTGTGGATTGCCATCCCCCTGGTCGATGACGGACGGCTCATGCCGCCACACCTGGCGATGCTGGCGCTCTTCACCCTCGCCAGCTTCGAGTCCGTCGCCCCCCTCGCCCCGGCATTCCAGATGCTCGGGCGCACCCAAGCCGCCGCGCGCCGACTGTTCGCCATCGTGGACACCAAACCGGCGGTGAGCGAGCCGAGCGCGCCCTCGCCCCGACCCGAACGCTTCGACATCGAGTTTAGGGACGTGAGCTTCACCTACCCGGGCGCCAGCCGTCCGGCGCTCTCTGGGATCCGGCTCGCGGTCCCTCAGGGCGGGCGTGTGGCCGTGATCGGGGCCACGGGTTCGGGTAAGAGCACGCTGTTCAATCTGCTGCTGCGTTTCTGGACGCCGGACGCCGGGAGCATCCATCTCGGTGGCTACGACATCCTGGACTTCCACGGCGATGACCTGCGCCGCTCCATCGCCGTGGTCAGCCAGCACACCCATCTGTTTGCGGCCAGCATCCGCGAGAATCTGCGGATCGCCGCCCCCGAGGCCAGCCAGGAGGCGCTCGAATCCGCCTGTCGCGTCGCCCAGATCCACGACTTCATCGCCGGATTGCCCGAGGGCTATGACACCTGGGTCGGTGAGACCGGTGTGCGGCTCTCGGGCGGTCAAGGGCGCCGGATCGCCGTGGCCCGTGCCCTGCTCAAGGACGCCCCGATCCTGCTCCTCGATGAGCCGACCGAGGGTCTGGATGCGGACACCGAGCGCGAGCTGATGCGCGCGCTCGACACCCTCATGGTCGGACGCACCGTGTTGCTCATCACCCATCGTCCGGCTGGACTGGACTGGGTCGATCAGGTCCTGGTGCTCGACCAGGGGCGCGAGTTGGCGCGCGGTGACGTCTCGGTCATCCCGAGCGCGTTACAGACCCATCTGCTGCCGCTCTAAGCGGGCGGACGGACGCAAGGCTAGGGGATCTCGGGGTAGCGACGGCGCACCGGACGCACAGTCTGGGGTTCGGTGCGTTGCCGTGGCAGAGGCGGTTGACGGAAGAACTCGATCAGGCCCAGGACCAGACAGGTCAGCGAGACCCCGAGACCGAGCGCCGAGTAGACCGCCATGTGCAGCATGCCGGCCTGCACCTCGGGCCAGTTGTTGAGACGCACCCGGACCATGTCGGGTGTCACGAAATAGGCCAGCCCCTCCGAACCGAGCGCGGTGAGCGAGTGGCGAGCCAGATGGTTGCCGAGGGGTTCACCATCGATCAGGAGTTGGAAGTGTCCTCCAGTCTGTTCCAACGGCAGGGCCATCGCGGCGGGCGTCCACCAGATCTGGGTCTCACCCCAGAGGGCGCGGCCATAGTCCATGCCGAACTGAGTCCCGGCGATTGGGGTCCCGATCAGCCCGATCATCAACAATAGATTCAGCTTGCGTCTCATATCTATCCCGAAGTGGCGGTCCAAAGGCTGAGGTCTCCAGCATATCGGGCCTCGCTGGTCAACTATACCGTTAAATGCGCTCGAATGGAGACCGCGCGCGCCCTGGATCAGAGGGCCGGGTACAATGGTCGCCCTCTTTTGTACCCCTGGAGACATCATGGCGAGATATCACATCTATGGCCTCGGCAATGCCCTGGTCGACATGGAATACGAGGTCAAGCCCGAGGATCTGGGCATCCTCGGCCTCGACAAGGGCGTCATGACCCTGGTCGACGAGCGCCAGCAGCTCGACATCATGCATCACCTGCGCGACCACCCACATCGGCGCGGCTCGGGCGGCTCGGCGGCCAATTCGATCGTCGCCTTCACCCAGTTCGGCGGTCAGTGTTTCTATTCCTGCAAGGTCGCTGATGACGAACTGGGCCATTTCTATATGCAGGATCTGATCGCAGCTGGGGTGGACACCAACCACCATAGCGAGAAGGATCAGGGTCATACCGGACGCTGTGTGGTGCTGGTGACCCCAGACGGCGATCGCACGATGTGTACATTCCTGGGTGTGAGCGGTAACCTCTCGACTCGAGAACTGGTCGTCGAGGCGCTGTGCGACTCGGAGTGGTTCTATACCGAGGGCTATCTGGCCACCTCAGATTCGGCACGCGCCTCCGTGCTCGAGGCCAAGCGCATCGCCGAGGCTGCAGGCGTCAAGACCGCCCTTTCGCTTTCAGATCCCAACATGGTCAAGTTCTTCAAGCCAAGGCTTCTAGAGATGATCGGCTTGGGGGTGGACCTGTTGTTTGCCAACGAGTTTGAGGCCATGGGTATGGCCGGATCGGACGATCTGCACCAGGCGACCGACTATCTCAAGACCCTCGCCCGCCATTTCGTCATCACCCGCGGCCCCGCCGGCGCCCTGGTCTGGGATGGAGAGCGCCTGATCGAGATCGCACCGGTCAGGGTCGAGGCGGTAGACACTGTGGGTGCTGGGGATATGTTCGCCGGGGCCTTCCTCTACGGCCTGAGTCAGGGCTTAAGCTTCCAACGCGCGGGTGATCTCGCCTCTACGGCCTCGGCCAGACTGGTGACAACGCTCGGGCCACGCCTCCCGACCGAAGTGATCCAGGCCATCCTAAAGGACTTCTGAGGTGCCGTTTGGTCGCAAAACTGCGACCGAGTCGACACATCGCGCGACCCAATAAGGCTAGCATGGCGATCAGGTATCCATGGTCCGGTTATGGGCTCCAGGCCCTTCAGGCATGACCAAGGGCTGATTCGCATGACAGGAGTCGTCCAATGTCCAGCTTCGACGCCGAATCCATCCCCTCGCCGCTCGCCATCCGCGAATATGCGCGGCTGCGCTTCGATACCGACCTGGAGGCCCTCAAGGATTGGCTGTCTGGACTCAGGGCGCGCGGCGGACATCAGGCCGGTCCGGCGCTCGTCCTGGCCTTGGAAGGTCTGCGTAAGGCCGATCTATCGGCCAGACGCCGGATCAGCATCCTGTCGCTGCTGAAGGTTCCTGTACTCAAGACCTGTGCCGGACTGCCAAAACCCTACGCAAACGAGCCCGGAGGTGCCCGCGGTCTCACCATGGAGCAGCGACTCGGACGCCTGATGTTCGTCAACCTCGATCGCGCGCTGCACCAGCTCGACAAGGAGTATCCTGTCCCGAACGAACGCCAGCAACACCAACGCCTGTGGTTGATCCGCAACCTGTTCCGCTTCGCCAACCGCCAGATCCGTTACGCGATCCAATGGAAAAAGGCCTTGCCGGAAGGCCAGTGGCGTGAGCTGCACGAGCTCTATCTCTATCTGACCTTGCGCCGGCCCACGTCGCTCTGGGATCTCGACCGACCTCCGATGACCGTCGGCGAGTTCGATCACGAGGTCCAGTACAAGACCCTGCTGCTGCTGGGCCTTGCCGCCAAGCTCAAAGACGCGCTGGCACAGAGCGAAGACTTCATGCAGGCGCTGCCGGCCTGGGCGGCCCAAACCCGATTGGAGGATCCGCACCGCCTGCTGGGCCGGATGCGCCTATTCATCGTCGAGGTCTCAGCCGACAGGCCGCCGCGCCAGCTCATGGGTAGTCTGGACACGGCCTTCCGCGGCTGGGTACTGCAACCTCCATCCCTCTATCTCCAAAAACTTGCAAGCGACCGGTTCGAGGCGGGGATTCTCGGCGACCAGATGCTCGAACTCGTCAGTCTTTGAGGCCCATGAAACTCCTCGCCATCGACACCTCCAACGAAACCTGTTCGGCTGCGCTCCTCATCGACCGGGACCTGGTTCAGGCGCTCAGCTTTGCCCCCCGCCGCCACGGTGAGCTCATCCTCGGCATGATGCAGCGACTGCTGGATCAGTCGGGTCTGGAGCTGCATCAATTGGATGCCTTAGCCTTCGGTTGTGGTCCGGGATCCTTTACCGGTATCCGCATCGCGACCGCTGTGATCCAGGGCGCGGCCTTCGGTGCCGAGCTGCCCGTAGTCCCGGTCTCGACGCTCGCCGCCATGGCCCAGGGCCAGTTCCGACGTGAAGGACAGCGTCGCCTGCTGACGGCCCTGGATGCGCGCATGGACGAGGTCTATTGGGGCTGCTATGAGATCGGCGCGCGCGATCTGGCCGAGCCGTGCTGCGCCGAGCGGGTCTGCGCGCCCGAGCAGGTCAGCTGGCCAGGGGGCGAGGGCTGGCAAGGTGTGGGTCCAGGCTGGGGGGTATATGGCGAGACGCTGACACGGCGACTCGGACCGGCCCTGAGCGGGATCAATCCGGACGCGGTCTGCGAGGCGCAGGACATCGCGCGCCTGGCTGCCGCCGATCTGGCGTCCGGTCGCTGGGTCCCGGCCGAGCAGGCGCTCCCGGTCTATCTACGCGACCAGGTCACGCGCCCGTCTCAAGGATCCCCTCAGGGGCGGCCCTGAGCAACCGGCTGGTTGTGTCGGCAGTGGCGTCTCAGACAACTGACGACATAGTACAGCAAGGTTGCACCAACCACGATAAAGGCGATCAGCGTGGCGAGGAGACGCTGCCAGGGTTCGATCGCCGAGAGTCCAAGGATCAGCCAGGTCAGAAAGGCGATGACAGCGGTGATGGTTAGGATGACGGCGAACGGCCAGAGTG
It encodes:
- the cydC gene encoding thiol reductant ABC exporter subunit CydC, which translates into the protein MNELRPLWRLFRPYRGWMLFGTLVALLTLLANVALMAAAGWFLTAMATAGAAGVTINYFTPAALIRGSAILRTVGRYGERLINHEATFRLIAGLRVWFYRHLEPLAPARLQQYHSGDLLSRIRADIDALDTLYVRVLIPLAVAGLSLLLFTGFLLFHHPVLALTGLGFWLLAGVGLPLWSQVRGREPGRRIAADEAALRAAVIDGVQGLAELGVYGAAEHQAQRIATLSRDLIAEQGRLSSDQGLTQAGVGLCANLSLWLLLWIAIPLVDDGRLMPPHLAMLALFTLASFESVAPLAPAFQMLGRTQAAARRLFAIVDTKPAVSEPSAPSPRPERFDIEFRDVSFTYPGASRPALSGIRLAVPQGGRVAVIGATGSGKSTLFNLLLRFWTPDAGSIHLGGYDILDFHGDDLRRSIAVVSQHTHLFAASIRENLRIAAPEASQEALESACRVAQIHDFIAGLPEGYDTWVGETGVRLSGGQGRRIAVARALLKDAPILLLDEPTEGLDADTERELMRALDTLMVGRTVLLITHRPAGLDWVDQVLVLDQGRELARGDVSVIPSALQTHLLPL
- the tsaB gene encoding tRNA (adenosine(37)-N6)-threonylcarbamoyltransferase complex dimerization subunit type 1 TsaB, coding for MKLLAIDTSNETCSAALLIDRDLVQALSFAPRRHGELILGMMQRLLDQSGLELHQLDALAFGCGPGSFTGIRIATAVIQGAAFGAELPVVPVSTLAAMAQGQFRREGQRRLLTALDARMDEVYWGCYEIGARDLAEPCCAERVCAPEQVSWPGGEGWQGVGPGWGVYGETLTRRLGPALSGINPDAVCEAQDIARLAAADLASGRWVPAEQALPVYLRDQVTRPSQGSPQGRP
- the cydD gene encoding thiol reductant ABC exporter subunit CydD; this translates as MSVNAWLKAQRPLADRSLVSAIWLNTANGLLAINQAWALAVILDAVIFKDADLTEVRSWLWGLLALFATRALIVWHAERAAFQAAASVRVKLRDQVYRHLQRLGPAYLSGQQSGALIETLTKGIDDLEGYYARFVPAMALVMILPPAILVAVMPMDWLSGLIMLITAPLIPLFMILIGSGAEARNRQQWQRLARLGAHFLDVIQGLTTLKLFGASRREIEILARISDEYRHSTMQVLRIAFLSSAVLEFFASVGIALVAVLIGFRLYDLALPVPDWIPIPNLTYLQGLFVLMLAPEFYAHLRHLGTQYHARLGAVAAAEQLVQILDTQPSQINPGKEPLAATPPFGVRFDEVSFSYEPGREVLKGLSLEIPPGQCIALIGPSGAGKTTVINLLLGFLVPTRGRILIGWQSLAELDLDDWRRHLAWVPQQPRLFQGTIADNIRLGRPEADLATVRAAARRARADAFIETLPLGYDSPVGERGTGLSGGQIQRIALARAFVRDAPLVILDEPTANLDPESERLVQEGIAELARDRTLLVIAHRLSTVRRADRILVLDQGRLIEQGTHDELIAAGGFYARMLAAQGPLQQGGCGG
- the trmD gene encoding tRNA (guanosine(37)-N1)-methyltransferase TrmD, with translation MRFDVITLFPDLFRILSDQGVTGRALARGLAELYLWNPRDFTHDVHRTVDDRPYGGGPGMVMKVEPLRAAIRAARAAAPQSRVAYLSPQGRVLDQAAIREIAAYPGWILLAGRYEGVDERLIEAHVDEEWSIGDYVLSGGELPAMVVMDAVIRLLPGALGHADSARQDSHMDGLLDCPHYTRPERIEEGSVPSVLLGGDHAAIERWRLRQALGRTWRRRPDLLKRRGLSETERVLLDEFILAHREGGAG
- a CDS encoding adenosine kinase, producing MARYHIYGLGNALVDMEYEVKPEDLGILGLDKGVMTLVDERQQLDIMHHLRDHPHRRGSGGSAANSIVAFTQFGGQCFYSCKVADDELGHFYMQDLIAAGVDTNHHSEKDQGHTGRCVVLVTPDGDRTMCTFLGVSGNLSTRELVVEALCDSEWFYTEGYLATSDSARASVLEAKRIAEAAGVKTALSLSDPNMVKFFKPRLLEMIGLGVDLLFANEFEAMGMAGSDDLHQATDYLKTLARHFVITRGPAGALVWDGERLIEIAPVRVEAVDTVGAGDMFAGAFLYGLSQGLSFQRAGDLASTASARLVTTLGPRLPTEVIQAILKDF
- the rplS gene encoding 50S ribosomal protein L19 translates to MSNIIQQLEREQMTREIPDFAPGDTVVVQVRVKEGNRERLQAFEGVVIAMRNRGLNSSFTVRKISHGEGVERVFQTYSPAIAAIEVKRKGDVRRAKLYYLRDLTGKAARIREKV
- the rimM gene encoding ribosome maturation factor RimM (Essential for efficient processing of 16S rRNA); amino-acid sequence: MLGRVSGLYGVKGWVRVYSETDPREGILSYSPWLLGPEAVSRRLIEGRVHGKGLIARLEGCDDRDQAAALIGQEIAIRRDQLPPPRPDEFYWIDLEGLTVVTQTDVELGRVSHLFSTGANDVLVVQGKRERLIPFFWGDVILDVDFDRGLIRVDWDPAF
- the rpsP gene encoding 30S ribosomal protein S16, which encodes MVKIRLSRCGSKKNPFYHIVVADIRSKRDGRYIERLGFFNPNARGGEVPLRLDTERAQHWIRQGAQPTDRAKQLIKQAKRAAAAV